A window of Podospora bellae-mahoneyi strain CBS 112042 chromosome 1 map unlocalized CBS112042p_1.3, whole genome shotgun sequence genomic DNA:
TGATCGACGACGCCAGAATGTGGATACAGCAGCCGATGTAGCAAATCGCCGCTCGCACACCACACGACGGCGTTTTGGTTGCACAGTAAGTCGAGCACCTCCCACGCCATTAATCTTCTGCATTTTACCAACTCTCTCAACAGTACACTTTTCGTACTTGGTACTATTGATCGCAAGGAACACAAGTACGAACGTGCCACTCGACACTTTCACAAGACAATGAGCTTGTGGCAAGCTTCGGGACAGATGGCGAGCCACCCGCTTGATATCTCTTGCATTTATCGTCTTGGATGTTTGGTACTTGATCAGGGGATGCCAAAACAGCATGGCAAGTAGTTCCATTCACCTCCCATTTCTTTTCAGGTAGCCTGACCAATGGGTCGCACTCTTATCAGGTCGTACATGGAAGACTATCGCACGCAGGGGCATCGGGGTGCGGAGCAATGCTCTCTTGGCTGAACACATGGGTGGCATGTTCAATGCTGTCCAAGTCATGAggggagttgaggaagacggagggagggtgggcaCAC
This region includes:
- a CDS encoding uncharacterized protein (EggNog:ENOG503P2CK; COG:S) — its product is MPDTLFVLGTIDRKEHKYERATRHFHKTMSLWQASGQMASHPLDISCIYRLGCLVLDQGMPKQHGK